The segment CAGTACGAATACGCCGGTTCCCGCTTCATCAGCAGGGCGGCAAGAAGGTAGACAAACACCACCGGGAAAAACCCGGTCAGGACGAACGTGCCGAGCACGATCGCCCGCAGCCAGAACAGCGACAGGTCGAAGTATTCGGCAAGGCCGCGGCACACGCCAAACAGAAAGCCGTGGCGCGACCGGTACAGGCCGGGC is part of the Candidatus Hydrogenedentota bacterium genome and harbors:
- a CDS encoding PspC domain-containing protein, whose translation is MAYECSTWRPGLYRSRHGFLFGVCRGLAEYFDLSLFWLRAIVLGTFVLTGFFPVVFVYLLAALLMKREPAYSY